GAAGCAGGCAGTGCGAACAGTTAGCCCTATAGCAATCTTGATGATTGATGTTGACAATTTCAAACAGTTCAATGACATTTATGGTCATAGCAAAGGCGATGATGTTTTGGTATCTATAGCTCAATGTTTTCCTAAAGTATTGCGACGTCCCTTGGATGATTGCTTTCGTTATGGAGGAGAAGAATTTTTGATCCTCATGTATGACGTTTCCGCTGAAAATTTCAATCACTTTTGTCATAAGCTGCGTGATTCTGTTGAAAACCTTTCGATTGAACATCGAGGTGTAAAGACTGGACGAGTCACAATTAGCTGTGGTGGTTGTTATGTATTCAACCCTTGCTCTTTATCCCTTGATGATGCGATTCAACACGCTGATCAAGAGCTTTATCGCGCAAAGAAGCATGGCCGCAATCAGGTTTCCATCTACTCGATTGAGCGACCTTGGTTCGTGAAACCACCGAACAATTCAATGAATATCTGAGAAAATCGGCTTGGCTCTGTAGGAAAGATGTGTCCTGGTTTTGAAGGCTGCATCCGCTCATCCGATCGACGAGAGCTGAGTGTTGGTGAGGAGGGTGTGCTTTGGGTTAAGTCGCCCACTCTGACGGTCGGATATTGGAATAATCTCGCCGCTACAGCAGAGATCATTCAGGAGGGTTGGCTCAATACGGGTGACGCCATGCGTCTCGATGATGATGGCTATCTCTGGTTTTGTGGTCGCCGCAAACAAATCATCGTTCACGATGGATCCAATATTTGTCCTCAAGATGTAGAGGAAGCTTTGATGGAGCATCCCGCTGTAGATCAAGCTGGTGTGATCGGGATTGAAGATGCTGTGCATGGACAACATGTGCATGCTTATGTCTCTTTCAAATCTGGTTTCGATGTCCCCACAGTTCCAGAACTGATTGTTTTTGCGCGTGAGCGTGTTGGGTACAAGGCTCCGGAAGTTTTGCAGGTTCTTCCCTCTCTTCCTCTTAATGCTGTGGGAAAGATCAACCGTGTGGCCCTTCATGCCATGAGCTCCAGGCATTGAACTGCTTATAATTTTAAGTATTTACTGGCAAATCATTATCCTAATCAATTACTTATATTTAAGCGGAATCTGCATTCTTGTTGACAATTGCAAGATCAGTATCTAGTATTTTAATGTATTGATTGATGTTGTCGTGAAAAAATCATTGGTTGATCTTGTCCAAACGATTAAAGCTGTTGGTCCAATATTGTTAAGCGCTATTAAAAGCGGTCAATTGTTTGTTCCTCAATGCGAACTCACTGATCCCGACCCAGACGTCTTGTGCGAGTACGATGTAAGAATTCCTGTGAGTGAGGGATTCTCCGTCACGGCAAATATTTACCGCTCAAGAAAAGCGGCAAAGAACGGAGTGAAAGTACCTGTAGTGATGTGCGCGCATCCATATGACAATCATCTAACCCCTGCTCTTAAGAAGACACCTTTTAACGCTGCACCTCAGCAATATCGTTTGATTCCCCAACCATCTGGTAAGCCAGCATTCTCTAAGATTACGAGTTGGGAATCTCCAGATCCAAATTTTTGGGTTTCCTCCGGATATGCCGTTGTCAATATGAATATGCCGGGCTATTCCAATAGTGAGGGACCACCAAGTGCATTTACCGAACATCAGGCCAAGTGCTATTACGAGGCTATTGAGTGGGTTGCAAAGCAACCTTGGTGTACAGGCAAAGTTGGTCTAAATGGGGTCAGCTTCCTTGCTATCTCGCAGTTTCATGTTGCGGCATGCCAAGCATATGGTGGCCCTCCTCCATCCCTCTGCTGTATTTCACCCTGGGAAGGTCTTACAGATCCATATCGAGATATTTATGCGATTGGTGGTCTTCCAGAAGTTGGTTTTCCAGCTTTCTGGTGGATAACTGAAGTCAAACCTGTTATCAACGGTTCACAGAAAGATTTTGTGGAGTCAGAAGGGGACATCCCCACAGATTGGGGAGACAAGCACCCTCTTTATGATGATTTTTGGAAATCTAAGGCAGCAAAATTAGAAGAGATCACGATCCCCATGCTCGTTTGCGGCTCGTTTTCTTGTCAAAGCTTGCACACAATGGGCTCTTTCCGAGCATTTATCAAAGCGCAGTCAAAACATAAGTGGATCTATACACATCGCACGGGTCAGTGGAACTCGTACTACTCACCAGAAGTACAAACTCTGACTCGTAACTTTATGGATTGTTTCTTGAAGGGAGATGAGTCAAGTGGATTTCTAAATAGACCTAGTGTACGTCTAGAAGTCCGCTCCAGCCTTGACAAAATTCATGAGATTCGCCATGAGAACGAGTGGCCAATTGCTCGAACTAATTATACAAAACTCTTTTTAGGGCAACAACAATCGCTTCAGTTAGAGCCTCAGGAGATTGAAACGGAACTGTCATATTCAGCAAAACATGGAAAAACAACTTTCCAATACACATTTGCGGAAGATACTGAACTCAGCGGATACATGAAACTTTGTCTTTGGGTGGAGGCACGGTCAAGGGATGCTGGTGAAAAACAACCGGAAGACATGGCCTTTTATGTTGCTGTTAATAAGCTCGATAGTGAAAACAAACCAGTTCACTTTTATGGCTGCATTGGTACGACCAATGATATGGTGACACGAGGCTGGGGTAGGGCATCCCTTCGAGAACTTGATCCTATGGAATCTACCGATTGGAATCCTGTGCCCTCTGCTTCGCGATGGCAGTTACTTAAGAAGGCTGAAATTGTGCAGATCAATATTGCTTTGTATCCCAGCAGTACATTTTTTATGGCAGGTGAGAGCATCAAACTTATAATTGGATCAAGCGAAATCATTTCTACTCCTCCATATATAAAAAATAGTTCTTTTAATCATGGAAAGCATATTATTCACTATGGCGGTAAATATGACTCACATCTTCTCGTCCCAAAGATCTAGCGTGAAGAGCTAAGACCGTAGATGTCTAATTAGTAGCTTGACTTTCAATAATTTGCTTAGCCTATAAAGCAAAAATTGTGATCCAATCATGACTCATCATCTTTATTTTGTGATGTCTACAGGGAGAACGCAGAACTCATGAGCTGATTCAGATTTTTAAGGAATGTAAGCCGGCAAAGGCTTAACTGATGGCCAATAAAGGATGCTAATTCATTCAAGGCCGATGCAGCAACGCGACATGCTCAGTACATTCCCGTGAGCTACTACCCATAGTCAACACGGCTTGGGAAACCCATCAGGCAGCAGCGGATTCTTAGCACCTATTCATCGAACTATGGATCAACCTGCAGAAAATCGGTTGGCAACGCTGAATACCTCCATAAGAGAAAGAATGGACTATCAGGACCAAATTTTTTTGCAGCTCAAATATCATTCAGATTAAATAAAAGCGACTCAAGCAAGAGTTTTTTCATCTTCATGCGTGCTCTCCCGATTACTTTGTCTTTAGGTCTGGTTTTTGGCGGATTAGCTGAACGGGGACCGATCGCCCATGCTCAATCCGTTGATGTCACAGACATCAAAGCTGAACTCAGCCCCAGTGCACTCAGGGCCTATGGAGAAAGTTCACCCAAGAAACTGAAATCTCGCCTTGGTGAACTCACATTCACCAAGGGCGGTTTTGCAACGAAGAAAACTGCCTCCAAAGTGAGCAACTTCGTAGACATCTCCCGAGCAGTCGAGCTGTTCATCAATGGAACGCCAACTCCTCGATCGTGGTGATGCCTTCTGCTCGCAGCTTCTGGCGTTGGCTTTGACGCATCCCCGTCACCAGGATTAAAAAGACCTTGACTCAATCAGTGCGGGGGCCCTCGGTAGTGCAATCGCGCTAGCAGTTGGCTACGGCATCGGGAGGGCGAAGCGATGAGCTACCTGAACTGTGTTTTCTGCGAGGCAGAGGTCACATCGCCCCCAGTACTCAATGACTCAACCGCCAAGGGGATTTGCGAGTTCTTCGTCGCTCGCTGTGGTCGACTCCCTCGCATGGACGAAAAAGGGATGCATATCCCGATGGGGTCGAGACGGGATCGTGAGCGACAGCTAATGTGACCGTTTTGTTATGGAGTTAATAAGCCCTTAGAGCTCATTAAAAAAGTGGGGACACCTCCAGGGTGTTCACCTCATAGCGATAGGACCGAGACCCCCTTGAGCGAACGAGCTTCCTCTCAGTGGTGAACCCCGCCAAATTGAGCAGTGCCTGGGGCAAACGGGAATCCGCGGCAGGTCTGAGTTCAGCATGGCTTTGGTCGCGTTTGTGCTGTTGGTGAGTTGACGGCAACCGGCGTGGCGGCTGGTGCTGTTTTGTGCCGCGGTTGGTGCTTTCCCCCTGGCCTGATCCATTCGTCTGCAGAATCACTGCATTGATGGGGAGCGTGGTGTCTGAAGCTGGTCTGAATCCTTCTGATCAACGCTGGAGTTTCTGGCCGCTGCTGCCACCTCAGAGCTACTGATGGCAACCAATGCAAGAGGCGAGTCCCTGAGACGTCTCTTATTTTTTGTGCAACTGGGCAAGAATATATGCAACTGAGTGATGTATTGAGAGTAAAAACAAAACCTCGTACTTTGTATATAAAGGTTTTCGATCCGTTACTGAAAAAGACTTTCCTCCGCATCATGCATCTCGCTGAAGAACCACTTGATGAAAGGTATTTAAGGCTCTTGAACCCTGGTTATGGCAACGCGATCAAAGAACAAGGGCGAAAGTCCACGCTTCCCGGTCTTCTAACGGCTGGACTCTTGCGACAGCATCTCGGGTTGGGGGGTGGTGATCCTCAGTAACTAGCAATCAGGCCCAATACGACGACCAACTGGATTGCACCTGATACTGATCAGGAGGCTCCCCGCATCATCCGGATCGTTGAGAACGTTCTCTTGATGTATTACACGAGATGTCAATTGATGAGTTTGAGTTTTGCACTTGAGATTCGCTCCAGTTACAGCAGTGACATTCAGCTTTGGTTTCCACTCTCGGAGGCGATCCCAACCTTTAAGGTTGGCCTATCACTTAATGAGAGCTCTGCTGACTTCAGAGATAAATCTGGTCTAGAACTTGTCTAAACGTTGTAATTAATGATCAAAAAGGGCGTCTATAGCTCATCGATTGCTATTTAATTTTCTTTGAAGGCTTACCTCAGCGTTGAGTCTGCACTTCAGCTTTCTGTGCTGAAGCCCAGTTCAGCCCCTAAAGAAGTTGCGTTTGTATTCGATTCTTGTTGAGCCAAGCAGAGCTATCTAGTTTCAAGACGCTGTCGGATGGCTCAAACCATGGATGTCGATCCCAGTAAGTTGCCACTAGATGACAGCAAACGTGGTGGCGGTTGGTCCGTAATCACTGGGTGGGGAAGGGCAACCTTCAGCCGCAAAGGCAAGAGGCTCTGGCAAACCTTGAATCACAAGAGCGCTTGTTTGTCCTGTGCTTGGGGGACTGGAGGCCAGAACGGTGGCTTTCGCGATGAGCTCGGGGAGCCGTTCCAGCGTTGTATCAAGAGCGTGGAAGCGATCCGGGCCGAACTGCAGCCTGCCGTTCCTCGTTCTGTTTTTAATCGTCGCAGCTTGGGGGAACTGCAGCAGTTGAATTCAGCCTCTTGTGACCGGTTAGGTCGCCTGGACCATCCCTTGATTCAGCGCGCGGGTCACGACTTCTATGAACCGATCAGTTGGGACGAGGTTCACGACCTTCTTGCCGATGCCTTCAAGACCTCGACTCCAGAGAGGCTGGCTTCATACAGCTCGGGGCGCTCTTCCAATGAAGCGGCTTACCTACTTCAGTTGCTGATGCGAG
The Synechococcus sp. CC9311 DNA segment above includes these coding regions:
- a CDS encoding class I adenylate-forming enzyme family protein — protein: MCPGFEGCIRSSDRRELSVGEEGVLWVKSPTLTVGYWNNLAATAEIIQEGWLNTGDAMRLDDDGYLWFCGRRKQIIVHDGSNICPQDVEEALMEHPAVDQAGVIGIEDAVHGQHVHAYVSFKSGFDVPTVPELIVFARERVGYKAPEVLQVLPSLPLNAVGKINRVALHAMSSRH
- a CDS encoding CocE/NonD family hydrolase yields the protein MKKSLVDLVQTIKAVGPILLSAIKSGQLFVPQCELTDPDPDVLCEYDVRIPVSEGFSVTANIYRSRKAAKNGVKVPVVMCAHPYDNHLTPALKKTPFNAAPQQYRLIPQPSGKPAFSKITSWESPDPNFWVSSGYAVVNMNMPGYSNSEGPPSAFTEHQAKCYYEAIEWVAKQPWCTGKVGLNGVSFLAISQFHVAACQAYGGPPPSLCCISPWEGLTDPYRDIYAIGGLPEVGFPAFWWITEVKPVINGSQKDFVESEGDIPTDWGDKHPLYDDFWKSKAAKLEEITIPMLVCGSFSCQSLHTMGSFRAFIKAQSKHKWIYTHRTGQWNSYYSPEVQTLTRNFMDCFLKGDESSGFLNRPSVRLEVRSSLDKIHEIRHENEWPIARTNYTKLFLGQQQSLQLEPQEIETELSYSAKHGKTTFQYTFAEDTELSGYMKLCLWVEARSRDAGEKQPEDMAFYVAVNKLDSENKPVHFYGCIGTTNDMVTRGWGRASLRELDPMESTDWNPVPSASRWQLLKKAEIVQINIALYPSSTFFMAGESIKLIIGSSEIISTPPYIKNSSFNHGKHIIHYGGKYDSHLLVPKI